The genomic window CTGCCTTTTCTCCTTGTTTAAAATATGTATCCTTACTACCTATATTTTTTTATGCTTGCTGTGCATCAGTGGGGACAGAAGCATGCAGAGTGTGAGGAGGTATACCTGTCTTTCTAACACATGAGAGTTATTTGTTTGTAAAGACACTGGAATTTATTTAATTAGTTTGTAGAAATGCTTAAAGTATTTTGGTGGGTAAGACTATTTATCAGGATTTTGACTGGGATCTTCCCAAGCCTTTTAGGGAAGGAAGAAACGAAGGACTAAGAAATATATATAGTTTGGGGTAAAACCTCAATTTCATTTTACCATTAAGTCCTCCAAATTCTAGTGGCGCTTCTTGAAAGAAGCAGTTGATATTTCCAGCTTCTTCCAGTAACTGAAGATGATACAGGATTCATTTTCAATAGttaaatttatgaaaaataatttcctatcCTGCCCCAAATACACAATAATTgtattgaaaataaatgtctaGGTCATGTTTTCTTAAATGAGAAGTAGAGGGTTTTTTGGAGtatgaattttctcttttaatgaaCACCTCTTAAATATTGCCATATAATAGGCCTGCCTCCCTCTCACATGCCTTGTCTTGCAGCAGCCTACTGCTTAGTAtgtcaaaatacattttcacatACACCTACCTAGCTAAAACTCCTCATTAATTCTTCCATACACTGAAATTTGGCAACCTGAAGATGTTATTTTcgtaataggaaaaaaagtccAAGTGAGAAAGGGTTTTTACGATGTCTACTCGAGCCATCAGAATAATTGTGATTAAACACATTTAGTTTAATCTTCTACTCATCTCAGCTATAAGATGTATGCATGTCTTCATTGCATGGAAGCATAATTAAACTTTGTTTACTGAGGTATATAAGGattaaatacagtattttttgttATTAGCTGGccaaaataaaatctcatgGCAGAGACTAAGCTTGAAGGATAGCAGCGAATGCAAGAAAAACAACTTCCTGTACAGAAAACTCAGTAATCTGTGTTCCATCCTGTGTGAGCACCAGCAGAAGGCAGGAGTTCTATGCTAAGCTTATGTTGGTGTTTAGGAGGCATCAAATAGTATTCCCCCACCTTCCTTCAAATTAAAACATAGGAGAGCCTTCTGGAAACATTGGCTGTTGTTTCAAATACGTTGTATTTTATGAGTGGGGCAGAGGAAACCTTCCTGAAAATAACCACCAATTTTCAATGCAAAGCAGTAATCCCCAACAAGAGCAATTAAAACCAACCACATTACTTTGGCACAGAATGAGCTCCGCAATACGTTGAGGATATGCTAATATCCATGGATTGCTTAGCGCGTTCAATCACCCTGAGCATTTTGAGCTCTGTTTCCAAGTTTAAGCCATATCCACTCTTGCACTCAACCAGTGTAGATCCTGCCCGGAGCATGCGTTCCAGGCGGTGTTTGAAAGTGCTGAACAGCTCTTCTTCCGTGGCCTTCTGGGTGTGTTCCACGGTAAAATGGATTCCTCCCCCAGCTTGGTGGATCTCCATATAGGATGCACCTGCCagcttaggggaaaaaaaatgaaaacaaaaaacaacacccCCATAGAATTAGCTATGAATTGTACATTTTCTAGGCAAGAGAGTCTGAAAAGTGTTTTGAGGTCTCTTTGCACTGAAAGTGataaagaggagagaaaaagatcTCCATTaattcttcctccctctccctccttttctctctccctttgacTTAAGTGAAGAAATGATGTAAAAAGTGACACAAAAAGAATTACTCTGAAGATTTGCTTCCCCCTGAATCCAAGGCAAAAACCAATCCCTAGCTCAAAAGTCATTTATGTGtgaaaaaaagggggggggacAGAAATCAATATCCAGATGGTAATAGAAGGCAGCACTTTTATGCTGCTTCAATTAATGCAAAAAATATACCAAGGCTGGCTTCGAAGGATGCAGTTACACTTCTCTATCAGCCTACCACTATTCAAAATCATCCTTCCTCCCTCAGATTATCTGACAGACattacatatttttctgtaagaGAAAGATGGAAGTCACCAGAAAGTAGAAATAgttgtatattaaaaaaaaatccagctgtgcAATTTATGCCATTACCTTCATTGCAAACTCATGAACCCTGTCACCAGCCCACACTGGATGGGTATGTGCATCTACCAGgcctaaagaaaacaaaataaatgtacaCTGGAGTTACTTCGCTGTGTAACAGAAAATACTATGTACATGCAAGCAAAATAAATGGACAGCAGAAGCTCCCCTACAATGTCTCTATtggatagagaaaaaaaaatccaaccagcAAAATATCCAGGATTTTCTTCAGAggatattaattttctttcaattttttttaggTCTGACACCTTATTCAAAATGACTCCAGGTAAATGCTTCAGTTGCTGagtttttcatgttattttgtGACTTTTCAAACTGCAGAAGAAATGATAAAAGACAAACTTTGAAAGAGTTCATTACACTTTTAGCATTGAAAGAGTTAATTAGATTTTAAGCCTCTCTTCTTTAAAATAGGCAAACTGCTTAGGCTGGGCTTAGCACACTCTAGCAACAGTCCACTTACTACAGAGGGAGCTCTTTCTATAAGCTGTGAAACTAACAGGACTGAGGCCCAAGGCCATTGTGAAAGTAACAGCAGCTCATGTACTAACAGCACTTGCATAGTTTAACATGCAATAGGCTtgcccaggtttggggttttgatCAGGTAAAGTTGCAGAATATCTGACTTAAAATCCCTTTTGCCGCTAACAGGCTATGGGCAGGCTGGAGAAACAGCTTTGTGCCTGAATGGCTGATGAGCtgaaaaaggacagaaaagaatCTGAAAAGTCACTTGGTGGGCCAGCTATGTTATTGTTGTGATCTGTGACACAGAGGAACTGatacaaagaggaaaaagaagagacagAGCTCCACTACAAAGCCCTAACCACCTCTAGTGCTGCAATCTTCTTGCAGCACACCTGATGGGAATAGTAGGATACTCTGTCTCCAGCCCAAGATTTTATCAATATgaatatagaagaaaaaaagatggagtGACATTTAACATGCATGTTCCTGTTTCTAAACACTTGTCACTGCCTGGtattcatggaatcacagaatgggtaaagTTGTAAGGGATCACAGTggatcatctagttcaacccCCCTGTGCTCAAGCACATTGCATAGGATTacatccagatggttcttgaatacCTCCAGAGGAGACTCCATGACtcctctgggcaatctgttacctgcacagtaaagaagttcttcctcatattcaggtggaacttcctgtgctcCAGTTTCTGTCAGTTGCCTCTTGGTaccaccaagaagagcctggctccatcagCAACAACCTCCCTTCAATACTCCTATATACtaatgaggtcccctctcaaTTGTATCCTCCACACTGCATAgacccaactctctcagcctttcctcataagaagAGGGTCtagtcccttaatcatctttaaTGGCCTCCACTTGACCCATTCCAGGAGCTTCATGTCTCTCTAGTCCAGCAAACTAGCCCAGAACTGGGGACAGTACTCTGGATGTGGCCATACCAGGGCTGAGAGGTcagaatcacttcccttgacctgctggcaatgctcttcctaaatATTATTGGGAGCAAATACACCTACCTGGTAACACACACTTTCCAGAACAGTCAATTATCCTTTCAAATGTTGCTTCTGAAAACTGATTGCGAATAACATCTGCCTGGCCCACAGCTTTGATGCAACCATCCCTGCAAACCACAGACAACAAAGAACAAGTGAGTCTGTTGAAAAGTCAAGTGCTCAATAACGGAGCTCCTGCAACAACAGGGGCAGGACCTTCAGCAAAAGATGCACATGGGAAGGTGGTTTGCTCGTTTTACAGATGCAATTTAAACATCGGTAAGACCATGTGTTTCAAGCTGTTTGCCATAATGTTTGTCATGTCCTCTGCTTAGATTCCTCTGGATGCCAACTTTGTACTCTTCTGTTCTAACTCCTGTTGAACACTATTTTCCTCCTGTGGGTCAGCAAACATACAGCATTCCCCCAGCAGGTATCTATCCGCAGGGCACTCTTCCCCTCAGGGAAATCAAACTGTCATTGCCTGGATCTGGATCCTGCCCCGAGCCCTGGGAAGCCAAACGGATCAGCCTCTTTGGGGCTGATCTTTGGTTGAGCAGCAACGCTCTCCCGGTGGGGTTTGAGGATTGGTATCGGTAACTCCGGACTGCACTTGGGGGATCCCTTCCACCCTTCCAGGGAGCTTCTCCTCACCGCCACCGGTGGTCTGAGGCAGCAGCCGGGCAGAAGCTGCCCTGGGGGCGAGGGCAGCCCGCAGCCACCCGTTCCCGCAGCCagccccgccgcgcccgccccgcacTCACAGCCCCACCACCAGGCTGGCGCCCCGCAGCACACTCAGGCTGGCGGCGTCGTCCCGCCGCAGGTACGGCTCTCCCCGGCCGCAGACGAGCACCAGCTGCTGCGCGTTCTCTAGCAGCAGCCTGTGCCGCTCCCGGCCCGCCATGGCCGCAGCTCCGAGTGGCGGGGTCGCCGCTCGGCTCAAAGtcccgcggggcgggcgggacagagcccctcctgccccccgcCCCGTCCCACCTCGGGCCGCGCTCGGCCCGACCCCGGCTCCGGACCCGGCCTTGGCCCCGCCCGGCTGGGTCTTTCCTAACTTTGCAGCAGCCTGCATCAGGCAGGGGATACTTGATTGACTCGCCCCAGGATAACGGGACAACAAACACCCGTGCGTCGCGCTGGGACATCATCTCCGAAGCACCGGTTTTCCAGCTGGTGCCTCCCAGTTCTCAAAGGACCACCTAGAGATTTCCCTttgccaaaaaaataaaaaataggaGCTTCTGATTAGGGAGAGTTTGTTTGCCCACGTGCCCCCTCCCCGGAGTCCATCATCTTACCAGCATCCATCACCTTTTCAGCGTCCACCACCTTGCCTGCATCCCAACAGCAGCTTCCGAGGGACCGTAACACCTCCCACCACGACAGATGTTTAGGCAGACTTTAATTTATCCAGGCAAATATTAATTTATCCGCGTCCAAGATCGAAAGGTTTGTGCGATTCTGCTGCCCCCTACAGAACGAGGCATGGAAGAATCGAGGAGTAAATATTTATTCCcaacatagattttttttgttttcttttcaaatattcaTAGAGTTTATAAGGCCCCAGTAACTGAAGGCTGGTAAGTAGAGTGTCTTTCTAAACAAGTGGTCTCTCAAACACCTTTCTGATGATGGCAATCTTCTTTAGATAtcttttcttttagaaagaGGATTGATTTTAAATGCTTGTAATACATCTATATGCATATACATACTCCTGTACAGAAGAAACAGATGGATATGTTGGCTCTTTGAACAAACCTTTCTGGTGAAGCCTTGTTTGCAAATAAAGTAAGATATGCAACTAAAGCACAGTAATTTGTATTTAATATCAAACCTGAAAAGTGAATAATACTACAATAATGTTGGGTGTTATCTTGTGATGCTTCTCCACTGGCTCAATACTGAACCACCACATAACCTTTGTCTTCCCCCTAAACTCCCAGTGAGCATGCAGAAGATTGCCAGGAGAGCTAGTAGAAGGTGCTTTACTGCTTCCAGAAGTTCAAGCTGCATTTGGCTTTCCCCAGCAGTTTTGTAACATGtttgaaagcagaaattaaagagCCTTACAAGAACATGACAGCAAGAAGGACACTCCATTGTGAGGGGTGCTAAGCAGCAGTGGTGGGGTGAGGGCTGGTGCATCAGGAATGAAACATAGCCTGCTGTGGTGGAGCCTGGGATTCACTGGATCAGTTCCTGACAATAGAAGCAGGGGGAAGACAATTCAGCTGGAGTAGAAGCATGCACTCACCACCTGCACGCGGCTCACTTCTCTGTGTGTGGTGACATGGCAGGTAAATGAACAAGTCTAGAATGAAGGACTTCACTGCAGCACTGTCTCATGGCAGTCTGAATACCACAAAGTCATGTTCCCTGTATTTACAAATAAGTTAGGGTAGATATGTAATGAGCTGCTCTTTCGGCCTTTGAGGACTGTCAGTGAACATTAAATTCCCACCTGCATTTGTACATTCCCATGTTTAATTGCATGCCAGGCCATGCAGAGCTTCTGTGATTAAGGGCTGCAAGTCAGACAGAAACTCATGTGAATGCTTCTTAAATTGATGTTTCTCACATCTACATATTTTTTGCTTGTTGTCTCTTTCAGCAATTCCGGAGAGAATTTCAAAGCACGAAGGTGACATCTGCAGCTCAGTTTCCAGTGATCCAGTCTCAGACTCCAGTTACTCATAACATTACTTTTcgtaaaaggggaaaaaagatcgATTCTGTGTAAAGCTTTACACATGCTTGTCTTACacttttaaagataaaatttgGTTTTGTGCACTAGGCTTTTCCAAGAACCAAGGGCAGATCCTAGTTTAAATCCTTGGAATACATGAAGATTTTATGCTTAGTAAGATAGGATTCTATTTAAGACTTGTATTCTGCTTGCAAAAAACTTAAAGCTGTGCTTGTGTACTTTATATATGCACTGGATCTTTTCTGGTGAAGATTTTCCTCTGCAATAGATGAGCCTATGAAGAAAAAGGTCAATCCACTGCAATCAGTGGTTTCTGACATGCTGTGCCTGATCTATTTTTAAGAATACTGCTCATAGAGGTTAGTGCAGGAGCAGTTCCTAGGTTGCATCCTCAGGAAATTCtagtttcattaaaaaattacagattCTAAATACTGGgctgtatattttttaatgtgggCAAGGATGTAAAGAGGGGCCTGTAGGGTGCTAGAAAAACCCTGCCTAAATTTCTTAAACTTACAGCTTTTAAATCACCTTTATGTTACAGTGAAAGTGCTTTTTGAAAATCATTTTTAAATGTGGCATTTTCAATATTGTCTGATAATAATGACAGGGAAAAAAGAGTGGAAGTAGAGATAAAAAAGTTGAATATCAGGTTACTGATTTAAGAGATTTCATCTCTTCTTGCTGGTGTTTTATGTGAGTATGATGCACTTATTCCTGCAGAACACCTTTTCAAACACATTATCAGAGTTACATTAGAATGTTTATTCTTGTAAACatgtaattaaataaaaaggcCCAATGATATGTCTCAGACCAAAAATATTGGCTAAATCTTCCTTAAATTTGTATGTTAGTTTTTTTCATCTGCTAAATAGTCCTTCACAATACACACAGCATGATGAAATGTCCTGAAAGGAGACACTGTGCACGGCTGATTAGATACTAAGCAACAGTGAGTCTTTCCTCCTCCAATACTGATACCACTGTAAATACTGATGGCAGCACAGAAGAGCACTATTCCGCATCACGCAGTCCTCAACAGGATGTGCTGCATCACAGACCACACAAGACACCTTTCTGCCTCTCATTCCTGCCACCAAACGTATTCTAAGAATACATCTAATTGTTGCTCACTCCCAGTTTAAAAGTACTTCTTTATCCTTGAGAGAGTACTGATTTTAGCCTAAGTagctcttttccctttcccaatGGGATTGTAGGGTacttcagcagagctgggaagtaATCCTTCAAGCTGCCGAAAACAAGGGCCTGGTTTAAGTAATGAAAGACCTTCACAAGTGCACACAAAATGATTTTCCACTCTTTATGGCAACTTACAGATGTAAACATTAAAGGAACTCGTGCATAGCTACAGATGTGACTTTCAACATGAGAAACAAATAGGGCAGTATTTCTCTTCAAGATCTACCCCTACAGGCTGgtgtttttccccccagttcACATAAGCAGTATTATATACTGACGCAGCCCAATGCATCCAGCACTGTTCAGCTGTTCCAAAATGCTTTATAAACAGGTTTACAGATGAAGTATATTTAAATAGTCACTACATACATACTGTAAAATATAGAGCTGCCATTTTCCCTGTGCTTCAGATAGGAAGATAactagtattttttaaaatatttacttttcatttcagtatttttagctttttgaaATAATTACCTGTTGTTCCTCCAGCATTAGTTTTTTGGAGACCAATAAAAGACTAAAGACCTTCTACAGGGATAATTTCCTCTGTACTAAAACACAATGGGAGAAAAGTAAGCACCTTGATACAAAAgtatgaaaaacagaattaaaaaaaaaagtttatttccaGAAATACAAAACATCTATTCTCTCATTTCCccatcttcttcctcttcttccacaCCTCTGATGTACAAAACATTATTGCACctgtaaaaacaacaaaagttCTGTTAGTTGTAAATGTTGTAATTTTCCCCACAATAAGATGCTTTAAGCATTTCCCTGCTTATGTGTAGCCTGGCAACAGCCAAATTCTGCATAACAAATTGCTGCTGTTGACCTTGTACAGCTTTTCCACAAAGTTCGCAACTGTGCACCTTCATAAAAGCAGTAACTGGTTGACAATGCTGtacaaaaaaattactgcttttgGGTTAGCAGTTATGGCCCAGTTTAACTTCCAAGaatgtaaaatgttttcagttgcaATGCAGTAGTACAGAGTGCCAAAGGATTAAAAGATACACAATAATGTGCAAAATTAAAGCATTTAGCGACCAAGAAAGGGAtaggaaatactttttaaaatatattacaaaatTCCATTTTCCTCCCCTGAGAAGGGATCTCAGCATATAAAACACATTCACAGCCTTTCTGTAAGAGCTACACTTAGTCTTTTATTTAGataagaaatacaaaattcacCTGTACAAGTTTTAAAGCAAGTGGTAAGAAGATTTAGAAAGAGCCTGCCTCCACCATAAATAAATATCCCAATTACCTTATCAAAACTTCACCCAGGTGTCCAGACAATGCGCCGTCTATGTACTCCTCTGTGTTTGCAAGCTTGATAGAGAAACGACGGACAGTCAGAAGCAGtgtaaaagcagcagcttcccaaagCACACGGCGGTGCCGCCGCAGCCCCGCGCTCAGCCAAGCGGTCCCGcaccccgccccgccggggcccGGCCGCTCCCGCACCACAGCGGCCGCAACACCACGGCGTTCCCCCGCCCTGCCGCGGCCGGGGGCGCCTCGCACTGGACCAGGCTCCTCGGAGCACCGTCCAGCCTTGTCTcgagcacttccagggatggggcatccacagctcctcCGGGCAAGCTGCTCTGGCTGGCCCCGCTCCACCGCCCCAGGGCCGAGGCCGGCGCCGCCCCCGGCCCAGGCATCTCGCCGGGGCCCTGGGGCCCTCACCTGCATGTTCATGTAGCCGTCCACAGACACGAGGTAGCCCTTGTACTCCATGCCCCACTTCAGCTTCACCATCACCGGCTTCCCCGTCAGCCCGTTCAGGAACGGCTTGGGGTTGAGGGGCAagctctgcagggagagcacacGGTCAGCGCCGCCCGTCTCCGGCTCCCGCCCctcgccccgccccggccctcGCCTGGGCCCGGTAACGGCCCGCGCCCGCTCCCCGCTCCCGCCACCCTCCCGCGCGGCCCCGCTCCCCTCACCATGGTGGGAGAAGCGCAGGCCCACGCGGGAACCGCTCGTGCGCGGTTAGGGAGAACGGGAGCGGATGGGAAACGGCTCCGCTGCGGCTTCCAGTTCCGGGGCGCCGCTGCAACCTCCGGCCTCCCACCCGCCCCGCGCGCCGGGGGAAGGCGGAGTTGCCCATTAGCTCTGCGCTGCCGCGGCCTCTCTCATTGAACGGGCTGGCcgccctccccctgccccaacCAATCGCCGCTGCCGGGAGGTGCGCCCGCGCGGGCAGCGCGGCTGTTTGTCTGTCCGTGcgtgtccgtgtgtccgtgtgtcacggtctgtgtgtccgtgtccgtgtccgtgtgtCCCTATCCGTATGTCCGTATATCCCTGTATCCGTGTGTCCGTGTATCCGTGTCTATATGTccgtgtctgtgtgtccgtgtgtccgtgtgtccgtgtCCATGTTTCCGTGTATGCGTGTCTGTGTCCGTGTCTCCTTGTCTATATGTCCGTGTGTCCGTCTCGTTCCCGGCGGGGCAGCGCTGCCGCAGCCCCGCGACGTTTGCGTGTTCGGCCCTTCGCTCCTCTGCGGGGCGCTCCCCACGAGGTGGCAGCGCCCGGTCTGTGCCAAGGCGGTGGCGCAGGACGGGAGGGCTCTCACAGACGCTCCTGGTGTTTCCTGCGAGCCCCGCGGGCCCTGGAAGCTTCCTGGAAACCGTCCGTGTATGAGAATGAATCTGCGGACCAGCACGTGTTCGTGACTCCCCACGCATGAATAGAAAACCTCAGTCTGTACGATGCAGAAGTGCGAGTTCTCCAACAGTGTCATCTCATGCCCAGGCAAAGAATTTGccagagctgttcttggctgtGGAGATCATCAACCTGTTCACACCCGTTCAACACCAGTCCTGCACGACCAGTAATTTGTGACTCTTGACCTTTGACAGGCAAATATGTTGAAGCAATGTCTGTGCCTTTTACTGGTTTGTCCCATCCGCACTAATGTTTTCTACTACTCTTAGGCCTAAATTCATCAAATGCTGCAATGTGTGTTCCTGCATACAGCGTGTTCCCTTAGTCCTTAATGTATTTGGTGCTGAATGTGGAAAACACACAGAGGAATTAATCTTTCTGTAACAAAACTActactttttttctgtgctttaccTTCCAAAGGTCAGTCTAGTGCCCTAGTGTTGAAACCAAAGCCCTGATTCCCTACTTAAAATCTTTAAAGCTGTTGACTCAACTGCTTGTCTTCTCCAGGTCCAAACTGTCCTCAAGTACAGCGGTGCCATGCATGCCATGGATGGCTAAAGTGAAACAGCTGGAATTGCAGTTCCTAGCATGTATCAAAAGTTAACTAGCTTGTATCAAAAGTGcactcagaatcacagaagggttgggagggatctctggagatcatacagtccaacccccctgccaaggcagggtcacctggagcaggtgacacaggaatgtgtccaggtgggtttggaatacCCAGAGGGGGaaactccacaacctccctaggcagctgtgccagtgctctgccaccctcaaaGTAAAGTTGTTCTTCATCATGTTGAAGTAAAATTTCTTGTGAAAGTATTCAGATACACATTTCCATGATCACTAGGAATGAGTGTGATTTTCTTTCAGGGTGTAGTGGGTAAGCAACAGAAATAACATCAAAATTATGCTAATTGGCTTTCTGGTAGCAGGACTCATTACGGACCATATGAAAGAGTAACTTAAGTTACAAGATTAAGAAAGTCTGTGTTGAGACTATGTAGGAAAAGTATGAAAACAATGGGAAATGGTATATATAGCACATTTTTTCATGCTATTTGGATTATAGAATAGCTGTTTTCACGTGATAATGTGCATAATATGGCAGAATGCCATGAGCTTAGAGGGAGTGTCTTGAATAAAATCACACACTGGGGGCAACTTTTGCACTGTTCTCACAATTGCCAAGGATAAATGTGTATCTGTGAATGGCATTATAAAAGGTTCGGTATGTTATCTGTAAACAgcaccttttatttttacttatgGAACCAATTTTGACTACATTGTCTCCTACTCATGTTGGGAAAACTTATTGTGTACCAAGAAATAAAGAAGCAATTATATTCAGCTTTTAATACACTGTTCCTCTGACAGGTGAGTAAATATTCCAGCCCTGTAGCTATAAAAACAAGAATTTCCCAGGGTCATAAATATCAGTGTAGAAGTCAGAGAACAAGACTGCTTGACTGCTAGTTTCATAATTGGTACATGAATTCACGTGTCAGTAACTCATCAGCTGCAGACTGGGTCTGCAGCAATTTTGGGTGGTGGTAGGATAGAAAGGAGtactgaaatcacagaatgcATGACTACATCTGATGTAGTTAACCAAATAACTCGGTTAATCAGGAAACAAAAtagctgttgtttttcttttccccttctgagGAATTTGCTGTTTACC from Pithys albifrons albifrons isolate INPA30051 chromosome 3, PitAlb_v1, whole genome shotgun sequence includes these protein-coding regions:
- the SNRPF gene encoding small nuclear ribonucleoprotein F, giving the protein MSLPLNPKPFLNGLTGKPVMVKLKWGMEYKGYLVSVDGYMNMQLANTEEYIDGALSGHLGEVLIRCNNVLYIRGVEEEEEDGEMRE